A region of Haliotis asinina isolate JCU_RB_2024 chromosome 7, JCU_Hal_asi_v2, whole genome shotgun sequence DNA encodes the following proteins:
- the LOC137291948 gene encoding uncharacterized protein produces MELRSSRPFSSINSPTISTLADPFLSINSPTISTLADPFLSINSPTISTLADPFPSIKTPSISTLADPFPSINSPSISTLADPFPSINSPTISTLADPFPSIKTPSISTLADPFPSIKTPSISTLADPFPSINSPTISTLADPFPSINSPTISTLADPFPSINSPSISTLADPFPSINSPTISTLADPFPSINSPSISTLADPFSSINSPTISTLADPFPSINSPSISTLADPFPSINSPYISTLADPFPSIKTPPISTLADPFPSINSPTISTLADPFPSINSPTISTLADPFPSINTPSITSWLTR; encoded by the coding sequence CCGACCTTTCTCCTCCATCAACTCTCCCACCATCTCAACTCTAGCCGACCCTTTCCTCTCCATCAACTCTCCCACCATCTCAACTCTAGCCGACCCATTCCTCTCCATCAACTCTCCCACCATCTCAACTCTAGCCGACCCATTCCCCTCCATCAAGACTCCCTCCATCTCAACTCTAGCCGACCCTTTCCCCTCCATCAACTCTCCCTCCATCTCAACTCTAGCCGACCCATTCCCCTCCATCAACTCTCCCACCATCTCAACTCTAGCCGACCCATTCCCCTCCATCAAGACTCCCTCCATCTCAACTCTAGCCGACCCTTTCCCCTCCATCAAGACTCCCTCCATCTCAACTCTAGCCGACCCTTTCCCCTCCATCAACTCTCCCACCATCTCAACTCTAGCCGACCCATTCCCCTCCATCAACTCCCCCACCATCTCAACTCTAGCCGACCCATTCCCCTCCATCAACTCTCCCTCCATCTCAACTCTAGCCGACCCTTTCCCCTCCATCAACTCTCCCACCATCTCAACTCTAGCCGACCCATTCCCCTCCATCAACTCTCCCTCCATCTCAACTCTAGCCGACCCTTTCTCCTCCATCAACTCTCCCACCATCTCAACTCTAGCCGACCCATTCCCCTCCATCAACTCTCCCTCCATCTCAACTCTAGCCGACCCTTTCCCCTCCATCAACTCCCCCTACATCTCAACTCTAGCCGACCCATTCCCCTCCATCAAGACTCCCCCCATCTCAACTCTAGCCGACCCATTCCCCTCCATCAACTCTCCCACCATCTCAACTCTAGCCGACCCTTTCCCCTCCATCAACTCTCCCACCATCTCAACTCTAGCCGACCCATTCCCCTCCATCAACACTCCCTCCATCACATCATGGCTGACCAGGTGA